A region of the Paramormyrops kingsleyae isolate MSU_618 chromosome 6, PKINGS_0.4, whole genome shotgun sequence genome:
actataataaaaaatattaccaGCAACTGCACATGCTGTATTATGAAATACAAAACATTACATCAGAAAACCTCAATACACACATAGGTCTCTCCCCTTCCAATGGTCACAGCCATGGGTCTCACTCACACATTTCATTAAAGCCAAAATTCACGTACCTCAGTTCGCTAAAATCCTTCCTAAGCACCTCCAGAGCTTTTTGTAGAAACTGCTGCATGGTGTTGCCCTTCTTCATCTAGACCACAAACACAGCAGTGTTACCTGTTTAACCAGTCCCTACAGAGGACTATGCACAACACACGGAGGTTATATATGATAAACACACAACAGCAACAAACAATGCACCTTATTTCCAATGCAGGACGTTGCAcacaaaacaaatgaataaatgaaatttGATATTAACAGCCACAATGCACCAAAACAACAAATTGGGTGAATTGTTTGGGAACCCAGTCTCCGTATATGCTACCTTCACAGTGCGGCGATGACCAGAACCATCCCAGTAGCTGAAAGTGATCTCAATCTCCTCACCTGAAATTAAACAACAAGCATGATAGAATGCAGATACAGGGTCAGGAGAGCAGAGGCAAGCCGCAGTTTAAAAGTTACTTGCCCTATTAAAAAAGAACATTGCATTCCCTTTATCATCCAAATAGTAGCTTATTTACTCTAATTAAATCATAACATATTATTAGACCTGGAAAAAACAGGCTCAAGAAGAGCGTTTCACAAGTATCTATAGGTCTCGGTACTGGCACACGTTTGATTTGATTCCTATTCACAAGCTAACAACTAAATTACATTCCAATTCAAAATCAATCCAAAAGGATTGAGATACCATACAGCAGCTTTCCATTTTTGgagaaatgtttaaaaagctCTAAATGGAGCAAAAATTtacaaatgcagatttgttggAAATACACTGTGAAAACCACCAAAGAAAGACTTGAGTggcaaaattattttaatttgaagaGCATATGGGTAtaatttcttaaaaataaaacttgtcTCTTTCAAGGCACAAAAAAACTGACTTCtgatagaaaataaaaataggCAAGTGGAAAACTCACATGCCATGTTTCAGAAGGACTTTCCCTTGAAGACATGTGCCAAAACTGACTCAAGGTTGGTCCGTAATtgcgtgagtgtgcgtgtgactgtgtgtaccctgcggtgtgttggcgactgcccggGGTTGGCTCCTGCCTGCGgccattgttcccgggataggctccggttgGGCGTAAGTGGTTACGgtgatgggtggatggatatgTGCCAAAACATAAACCAGAATCTTTATTTGAAGAACATACGGGTATCGCTTAGTGCTGGGAATCAGCCCTGACCGAACAATTAGATTTTGATTCACAAGTGGCCGATTGAATAGAGTAGAAATGAAACCCAATCTACGATTAAGACACATTTGCTAACAAACCAGGTCTGTTCTAAAAACAACAGGCACAGCTCTGTTGCAACACTGCAAGGCAACATAATTGTTTACCACATGTTGAAAATAAGATAATGAAAACCagtatataaaaataagcatGACATTTATTCTTATACGTACCCATAAATACACCAAAATGCTTTGTCCACACTTTTACCTCTGGAGCTCTTGTACCCAGCCAGAAATAAATTATACATGCAGACTTTTCTTCACTCTTTTGCTTCAGTGTTACCCAGGCCATTCGAAAACACGTAATTCACAATATTCTCATAACCGAGAGCAGGTCACATCTAATAATATCcgttttgctttatttattttgatttatatattatttttcttcacCATAAGCAGTGTACTGAAAATGAATGCAATACTATTGCAACACTCGTATAACTGAATGAAGAAGTAGCATCACCGATACGATAAGAGGATCGATACAATATTCAGCGAGAATATTTTCAAAGTCATGGGGAAAATTAACTAGGTCGATCAATATTAAATCGTCAAAACCAGGATGGTAATTAATCataaaatcaatattttttccCTACCTCTAAGTATCTTTATGGAGGAGACGCCATATGGTGGACAAGATTACTTGTAGTGCAAGACTCTTCAGGCTTAATCCTCCACAAGAGAAACGCTTGCATATGGGAATACTCACTCTTGATTTTCTCCTGCTTGcgctcccattcctgcctgagCTCCTCCCGGAGCCGATTCTCTTCCTCCTTccaagacaaacacacacaaatgacaAACTTGCACGGACTTCACCAAGGAGCAGACTAGGCCAGTTGTTACTTTAACTGTGCATGTTTTCTGTGTTATACATCACAATCTAAATAAAAGAGTTTGAGTAGTCAGAGAGATATAATACAGTCTGGAAGTGATCATTTTGACTGTGCTGAACAAAAAACAGACCTCTTAGAGATGGAGAATGAGTTTTTATGGACTGTACTTGTAACCAGGGATGCACAATGTATTTTTGCCAATATTCAATATACAGGTATTTTCAAAGTGATATTTCAGTCAATGCCAATGCATACATCTTTACATCACTGAAGAGAAGTAAAGTGAAGTCTGTGCTGTACTAGAAATATCCTGTTACTCATTGTTATAAGCTACTTGTTGTAGAGACCTAAAACAAGACCAACATTTGATTCTACCCTAAATGTAtcattttacaaatgcagaCATTCGATCTTGAAAAATAAGGAAATTATTTCAATTAGATGTAAATTATATGCTAGAgccacattttaattaaaacaataaaactcaGCTCGATATGCCGTTTTCCATGACCCAAAAAGCACTGTAACAACCCAGTGACAGCAAGCTCTCTATTGCATAAAATATGCCACCTTTTTAAAGTAACATACATGTTGAAAAGTTGAATGAGTGTTTTACCCCTCCTCACATCACTGGTGCGTTATAAGCATCGCAAACAGCAGTTCTGTTATCCGTTTCAGATATTAGAATGAGTTTTGGGATACAGTTTGTTCCATTCAGTTCACTTAAAAGATTCGTTCATCAACTTCAGTGACAATCGCTGTTCACATAAAATAGATCTGAAACACCTGTGTTCCAATATGTCAAAACACAGTCAATTATTTAGGCTAAATAGAGCTAAGGAGTAAGATAGTACCACCAATAAGTCATGAGAGAAGAATAATACAGCTTCTCCTcaggttacgatggggttacattCTGACAAACCTACTGTAAGGTGAAAATATcgtaaggtgaaaatgcattttaacataagtacacctaacctaaaaaacatcatagcctagcatACAGCCTACCTTAAACGCGCTTAGGaaacttacattagcctacagttgggctaAATTGTTAACACAAAACCTATTTTATAATGAAGTGCTGAATATCTCATGCAATTTACTGAATAATGTAATGAGAGTGACAAAGATTTATCCATCGTAAGGTTAAAATATCATAATACGGACCATTGTAACccggggagcgtctgtatttgtTAATGAATTATAGTCTTAACACTGTACCTTTGCTTCTTATGTCTGTTAAATACACATACCTAACACATACCTCATCACATACCTCATCACACAGGGTCCAAACATGAACAAACCTTGGTAAAATTCATTTGTAAAAGTAAACGTCTAAAATCCAACTGCAGCATAAGGGAAGTAACTGCACATGTAGACCATAAATTACACCAGTAGATGGTGTATTTCAGTCACAACAGAGGTACAGCTCTCTCGTTCAGTAGCCACTCTCTCACTCACTGACTCGTTCACTCCTTTGGGTCTCGTAATACTTCTGGagtgcgtttcccaaaagctgctaatagcaacttacatagttggaTCCATTCAGTGGCATGGCTTAAATCCATTTTAGATGTATAAATACACTGAATAATTTAAATGACATAAGGGCACAATCATTGGAGTGCCACTTGGGAGCTGAGCTGAGCCAAACAATCTGGCTCGATGAAAAGAGCCCGAATTCCCATCACTAAATGAGAGACTCTTGGTCATTCGTTCACCATAGGTGTCTATGTTCAGTGCCAGCCAGTCATATGCTCGCTTACAGCACGCCCTTAAATGCCCCAGTGGCCATAGCTGAAGAGGGAAACAGCATCTGTGTCATATTTCTGAGGACAAGTGGAAGAACAAAAAGAATGAATCTTTGCAGGGAAGTGAAAGCGAGTATACAGTTACTCTAAGGGACTCGTGCTCAAACTTCACACCATTATCAGATGCGGTTGGCCCAGTGTATGCATGGGGGATTAGTTCCAGGACCCCCCCACAGATACAAAAATCCACGGATGATCAAGTTCCTTATGTAAAAAGGTGTagtatttgcatataacctATATGACCTATGCACATCCTCCCATGTACTTTAAGTACTTTCTCTAGATAGCTTATAATACCTAATACAATGTAAATGCTAGGTAAATACTGTAGTTATTATACTGTATAGTTTTATGTCAAGTTACGCGTGATCGAGTCACGTCCAATCACATTTACGTCCAAGTTCCATATACACTGGTCTAGGAACGCCTGAAAGTGAATGTTGTAGGaagtttttaatattaatttttgtgaccttatatttatattattttctgTGGAGTGCTGTGTGCATATTACAGTACAGAGCTTAATGCTCTGCCTCTCCCCTGTAAGTATCGAGATACACTCAAATTGACTTTTGTCCAAAGGTCACACTCCCAAACACGGATGCAAGTCTGTAAACACAATATACGTGCAGGTATTAACataacattttctttgtttcaACATTTACAGATAGCTTTCATTTAATGACCTGAAAGGAAACACGGAGAATAAAGCACAGAATATTTAAAATAGAagtagaaatttaaaaaaatataaatggaGAAAAGAAATTCTGGTCCATGGATGCGGAACCCGCGGATACAGAGGGCCGACTGTACTTCCAAATACGTGCATACAGCTGACATATTGAAGACTGTCGCTGGCATTCATAATACACATTCAGTGTCATAGTTAACACGTCAATTTAATGGCCAGgctcatcagcagaaattttCTTATCTGCCAATGTTGATAATGAACTTATTAGGCTTTTATCGGCTAATACCGATGTCGTGCCAATATTATTGTGCATCCCTAAGTTGAAACAAGTGGAAGCAGCCTTCAGCACAGTGAGTCATTTGACCACAGATTTTGATTAGTGAAGAGATCATCCTAATGCtcacaaatttattttaattcttaCTATTCCTTTGCATAGGTGGAATTTTAAATATCCATCAAATTTTTGTTGATTTACTTTTTCATTATAAAAACAGGTGAGCCTATTCAGAATTCATATCTATATGTGGTACTATTAGACAGATATGCCAAAAACACAGTGAACATTGTTGTCTTAAGGAtgggaaaaaaagaatatttGACTTGCAATGAAAGACTTGTCTGCTCTCATAGATTTTCAGAGGACAAAGCTTCTCTGTTCTAGTGTTAAAGCACTACAACATTTATAACGTACACCAATTAggaaaaatgttacatttgaaaATGATGTGTGTACATCTTTTTAAGAGAAGGTACGTTATCATTGGCTaacctctctgtctctgtcaggCAGGAAGCTGGTGTCCACATCAGGGTTCTTTCCCAATTTCTTTTTCTTCATGGAGAGAACTGAGATACAGAAGATGAGAACCGGCATTGCAGATCACATATAACAACAAAGCTAGCATTCAATCAAACCCTGACCTGTAAAGCTTCAACAAACAAATCTGAACCATTCCTGCCCTGAATTAACTGATCTGCCTTAACAGTGAAAGTTCAGGAAGTTTTGGTGAACACCACATGTAGTCTAAATTTCCCTCCTAGTTGAAGTTTTACCATGcaggcagccaatgagcttTCCTAAACTCTGTAGGCATAAGGCCAGGCCTGAGAGGTGGAGAACCTTTTTCCTTCAACTTATACAGACTTTAAACATGAATCACTGTCATCTTTCTGCCACTTATACTGCATTTTCACTCTACATCAATATTGTGGAAGGATTTAGCATCTGACATTGCACTCATAGACTCATTGTGTTTTCTAATAACTTCCTTTTTTCTCAGTTTTATTATTTAGCCTATTTTTTCCCTTATTGTTCATATATGTTTATGCACAGTGAAGGAGCTGTTTAACTGCAATAATGCTGCACTGTCACTGTACTGTAAAGTTGCGCATGCGACAAAAATCTTGACTCTTCAAACTCACATTCAGCCTCTTCGTCATCATCATTGTTCTCATCCTCTTCATCTTCGGGGTTAAAAGACAAGCTGGCAATCTTCCGCTTCTGCTCTTCCTTCCTCTTCTTTTCCTTCTGCTTCTCTAGCTTCCTTGGAAACAAGAAAGAAGTTTCAAGGCTAGACCTGCACTTCAATCATTTAATCTTGATGCCAGGACCATTATGGGTGCTACTGTCTCATGTCTCATCTCCATTGGTTTAACTATGTGGCACATAGTTCACTCACAGCTGAAGCTCCTTGGACTGCTCTTTCTTGGCCAGTTGCTTTTCTCTCTCCTTAACCAGTGCTTCCTGCTTGGCCTTCATGTCATTGAGAGTCACCAGGCCTAAGAAGATTGTGGAGCCATAAAGAAACATCAACTACACAAATTCCCCAACTTCAACACATGGAGGTtccaccaccttagctactgtgtggtgagtgtactggtgtagaatggctgctgtcgcatcatccaggtgggggctacacagtggtgggggttgaagtggctccccactGGTTCtataaagtgctttgggtgtcttggaaaaaaaaagtgctatataaatgtagcattcattcattccaaAGCTCACAATTAAAAGTTTCCAGTCTGCATTACATTTTTATGACCAGGACTTGCTTTTTACTATTCTATGTGTGGATGGTCCAACCCGAAAACCTCCACAACCTGCTCATGGACTCTCACCCACTCACCTACAGTACTAGACTTCAGCTCAGCCTCCACAGCATCATAGTGGGCAGAGAACTTCTTGTCAATATTGGACTTCACCATATTGTCCTATAAGATACACAGGCACTTCAGAATAATCaacattatatttaaaaaataatcaggTCTAGAAGAACAAAATTAAAGGACAATAAATTTAAAATGTCTGAGAAAACATTTGGTCCATGGGTTAATGACAATTAACTAATTTACAGTAATTCACAATATTTAAGTGGATTAAACATTGTCCAATTGCACAGCAATATTGACCTGATAAGAGAAATGCAACTgagtacggaagaggattagggccaccatgaaaatattatttgaaatctgactttaatctcagaattctgactttaatctcagaattctgagtttagaaaaaaaaagtaaagaaaaaagtcagaattctgagaaaaaagtcagaattctgagattaaagtcagaattcaaataatattttcatggtggccctaatcctcttccgtaaaCTGAGTGATTCCCGTTATATGCAATAATTCTGGTGTAGGGTTGCGCCGACATCCTCCCCCTCTAGCGTACACGCGCATTCTCAGTAACGCTATGTTTTAACCGCATTTAATTGCATAAACAATACGTAAAGAGGTAACATCAGAATAAGACATACACTGCCAAATCATCCCCCCTGCTAATATGGACTGTGTTGCAGTTTGTCggattaatttaaattttgatTAGGGCCGAATGCCATAACACGGAAGTTTGCATAAAGATGATAAAATAGTGTGATAGTCACAGCCAATAATTCGCGTTATACTTAGGTAATGCCTTTAGAATTCCTAAGTTTATTTTAAACCGTTCGTTTTAAACCTTGTGAATTACATGCGGTTAAAACACCGCGGTGCTGAGAATGCGCGTGCACGCGAAAGGAAAGAGGATTGGGGAGGGGGATTTCGGCACAACACCGGATGATTAAAAAGGGACATGTAATGGATCGGAGTAAAAAGTGAGTGTTGTAAgtttaatgttaaaataaccATATGTATACAGATGTGACACATGCTCCTTGGTCTAGGCCGCATTTACACTGCGCATTTAAACAGACTCATATCCCCAGACGCCAAGCTTTAAACGACATAAACTATCAATCCACAAAATTACTACATATATACAGCGAGATATTCATCTAGCCACCACCAATTCGATCATATAAAAAACCCTGTGAAATAACTGCATCACATTATCTTTAACAATGAGTTAGTCTTTCGGATAAACTTGGTGTTGTCTTCTAAGCTAAATCGGGCAATACCTCTGCTATTTTCTGCTTTAGCTGTTCCAGTTGTTCCCGCTCCTTTTCACGCTTTTTCATAAGCTGCATAGCCCTCCCAGCTTCGCTGGCGGCTCCCTTATACTGTGCCATATTTACTCTTAAATAAACGAGACTTAAGGTATAATATATATTAAGTATTGTTTTGAGTCCGTAAGGTTGTAACAGCTTCCAGGATTCTGTCGCTCTAAATACGTCACTTCACGCAACGACGTCTTCTTAGTCGCAGGGTGATTACGTAACTGGGATCGCTTTATTTGTCTACTTGCTTGCTGATGAATGGATTGAGTTGATTTGATGCTGATTTCATTCTCTGATTTGATTATGTGTATTAATTTACAGTGTCTTTCCCGTCTGCAGTTTTAAGTAAACCTTTAACGTTTAAATCAAGTTtatataattgaaaatgaccAGATGGATGTAGATGACGAAGACTCTGAACGTGAGTTCTGTAGCACTCCAGAAATTATGTTTGGAAAAGCTCATTGGAGTTTTACTATGCAGGCAGCCAGTTGGGAGCCAGCCACCTtatgaaagcccccccccctcatgatCCAGGACGTCTCTTCACATCATGGAAAGCCTTACGTTTGGCACGCATTcacatcttccagccacttatgCATATAtccaggacacaaagcaggggaacaGCATGGATAGGATGCttgcccatcacaggacacacattttttttggaGCTTAAAGATGCCACATCTTTCAaatacatgtttttggactgtgggaagaaaccGATCCCGAGGGGGAGAGATACAAACCCTGTAAGCACAAACCGGGGGCGAGGTTTGAAAAACCAGCCTTGAAGGTGTAAGGCAATAGTCGCACCCATTCTttgataatttttttccccctgaaatgTGTGACATAAATAAAGGTATGCTTTGGGCAGCACATGGCACcacaacagaaaaacacaaaaaatttaAGTTTATAATGACCAATTTCCCTGCATGGGAAACCTAAAACTATATGTGAAGAACAagagggaaaaaagagaaaaaacacagaaataatGATGAAATTGTTATTCTGGCAGAAAActaaaaaagacaaatatattgATGCGATTACTGATATACAAATATTGGCATGAGGCTCTGTAGATGTAAAATCCgactaaatttaaatatatcaatTGTAACAACAGctacaacaataataattatatgaaGCATCTTAATCTGAACTTCTATGTGTAAACAATAGAATAGCCacttgttaaaaataaaaactcttAATGACACAACACGCCACAAACAGCAATTCCTTTAACAAACCTGGAGTAACAAAAAAGTATTAGTGCTGCCTATAGCCATACTGAGTTTATTGCCATTGAAGATGTATGATCTATGGGTCCATTTCCTAAGTTGGAGGATAGTATTCACCTCCCTTTAGCAGAAATGTCAATGATGAATTATGTGATGAATATAATGTATAACAGATATTGTTGAATTTGGCAAAAGTTACAGAAAAGACATGAAATCAAAACAGACAATATTTAACTACCACAAAAGGTCAAATTATTCTTCAAAAAAGTGCTTGGAGTGCAGGTGTCACAGAGTTATAGTTTCGAGAGCACAGTAAAGGTCTGTCAGAATAGACtaataattatgaaaataatGAAGATAACTCTGATATGGCTGCTCTTCGCTCTGTGACAAATTTTACCTGAATGGACACCAAATAAAAAGTAAAGTACACAAAACACGTGAATACAATATGTGTAATATATGAATTAGAATAAATGGAGGAAAAACTACCAAAACACACAGAGGTATATTAAATGAGTATATTCTTTTGACAATGAAAtacaatttcccataatgcctttCTTCACGTGCGCCTTTCCTGTCAGGCAGacactgtgatgtacttgggcTCCATGTTGCCAAAATAGGACTTTTCCCATTCACTCATCAGGTCAAAGTACAGCGGCCGGTCACAGAAGTTGCAGGCAGCAGTTACTGGCTTGTTTAATGGAAGGCCAACCTCCTTCCACGCCTCCATCAGTTTTTCTGCCAATGACATTGACTCACATGTTAGCCGGCTTCACCTCCACCCCTTTGAATCAGCTAATGTTTGTTAGGTAACATAAGCAGGATACATATGCAACAGACAAATTCCTATGATACATTTAAAAGGGATGCTGTCTCATCACTACCATACAGTCATTTTGCATCAGTTTTCCCTACTGAAGCACAGCAATAGCTCTGCTCTATCTCTTATACACTCCTGGCCCAAACACAAAACTGCCTGGTTTGAGCTTTATAGAGAATGTCTCACATTAAATACAAACTAACCAGGAAatatatttcagtcagtcatgagcTCTTTGAAGCCACTTATCTTTGAGTGGTACAACATTGACTTCTCTATATAAAATGCTGTCTACAAGACTAAAGCTAAGTTACTTTatcaatttgttttttttcttgctcaTATCCTGACCAATTATTTGCTGTTGAGACTATTAGAAACATAATGTTTTGCAATTTGTGGTGTGGCCCATCTTTTGCCCAGGAGTGTATACACACAACAATAGTCGTGTCTCTCCTATTAATTGCTACAGCACAGCCATAGACCAACTGCTTTGCACTGTCTGTATTTAAAGGTTTTCACCCAATCCAATACTGTACAAACTAGAATCAATTAGCTAGTTATGCAGCTTCATAGACTTATAATTGCGGAAGTGTGTTGCATGGAACTATGACTGAGAAAGGCATCCAGACTCAGTGTTTAAAAACAGtttataaataattatgtttttgACCTATGCTGTCACTTACCTATGAAGTATTCCATCATTGCTGGGTCATGGTGGGGGGATGGAGCAAGGCGCAGTAACTCCTCCCCCCTTGGGACAGTTGGGTAGTTGATGGCTTGCACATAGATCTGGTGTCTCTCAAGCAGGATGTTACAAACCTTAGAGTTCTGTTCCGCATTGCCCACCTTTTACACAAGGTAGAACACGAAAGTAGGTTTTTCAGATTGTAAGCCTTAAAAACCAACAGCAAACAAATATAACCTCTATGACGACAGACAAGAAAAGTGACAAGCAATACATGATTAAATCCAGGGGCTCTGGATTCTGGCTCTCACACGTATGGGGATGATGTGACTGGGACAGTTGATGACAGGCAGCCCAGCGTCCAGAAGCAGCTGCCGCATGTGCTTGACGTTCCTCTGGTGCGCCCGCCTCAGCCTTTGGCCCTCGGGTGCCCTGAGGACCCTCACGGACTCCAGCGCCCCTGCCAGGACcatggggggcagggaggtggtGAAGATGAAGCCCGCAGCGTAGGAACGCACGGTATCCACCAGGGCGGCGGTACCGGCAATGTAGCCGCCCACACAGCCGAAGGCCTTGCCTGCAACAGGGAATGTTTGGGAAAAAGATGG
Encoded here:
- the fam50a gene encoding protein FAM50A, translating into MAQYKGAASEAGRAMQLMKKREKEREQLEQLKQKIAEDNMVKSNIDKKFSAHYDAVEAELKSSTVGLVTLNDMKAKQEALVKEREKQLAKKEQSKELQLKLEKQKEKKRKEEQKRKIASLSFNPEDEEDENNDDDEEAEFLSMKKKKLGKNPDVDTSFLPDRDREEEENRLREELRQEWERKQEKIKSEEIEITFSYWDGSGHRRTVKMKKGNTMQQFLQKALEVLRKDFSELRSAGVEQLMYIKEDLIIPHHHSFYDFIVTKARGKSGPLFNFDVHDDVRLVSDATVEKDESHAGKVVLRSWYEKNKHIFPASRWEPYDPEKKWDKYTIR